From a region of the Marinomonas mediterranea MMB-1 genome:
- a CDS encoding NAD(P)-dependent oxidoreductase: MKIAILGATGFVGQAVLEQALAAGYDVKALVRTPEKLKTSAGNLEVVQGTLENAEKVAETLEGCVAVVSAAGGVKGSDQYKAFETITHILVSEMKKAGIKKLVSINGSGTILPNEYVGFKRKALSTIVGIFLKHMKDAKIAEMDILLKEKEIDWISVRANLILKKPLVGHVLADDQKMPGGSITLPDLAKFMVDQVNSDTWVHKAPFVSIA, translated from the coding sequence ATGAAAATAGCAATTTTGGGAGCGACCGGATTTGTAGGGCAAGCTGTGTTAGAGCAAGCATTAGCCGCAGGGTATGATGTCAAAGCACTAGTAAGAACACCTGAAAAATTGAAAACCAGTGCAGGCAACCTTGAAGTGGTTCAAGGCACGCTCGAAAACGCGGAGAAAGTAGCTGAAACATTGGAAGGTTGTGTTGCAGTCGTAAGTGCTGCAGGCGGTGTAAAAGGTTCTGACCAGTACAAAGCGTTTGAAACCATTACTCATATTTTGGTTTCTGAGATGAAGAAGGCAGGAATCAAAAAATTGGTTAGCATCAACGGCTCCGGTACTATTTTACCTAACGAGTATGTTGGATTTAAGCGTAAAGCGTTAAGTACTATTGTCGGTATCTTCCTGAAGCACATGAAAGACGCTAAGATTGCTGAAATGGATATTTTGCTAAAAGAAAAAGAAATTGATTGGATCAGTGTCAGAGCCAATTTAATTTTAAAAAAACCGCTTGTTGGTCATGTTCTGGCGGACGATCAAAAGATGCCAGGCGGCTCGATTACATTGCCTGATTTGGCTAAGTTCATGGTTGATCAGGTAAATAGCGATACTTGGGTTCATAAGGCGCCATTTGTTTCCATCGCCTAA
- a CDS encoding GGDEF domain-containing protein: MQTTSKHNYSKHSVLFWCLGDKSDHHEYFNHAILLTIALLNLISGVFNYFYQHAEMYVVLSKFIISTLMVFAWYISRWHEKYRSGSLALVILTMSAVIPINWFGNGGSSGPTYFMILAILFYFSFAFRETKWLRAIVHAVVILYAITLIWIEHTQPHLVYHYPTEVARSVDLTIGFIFASFYFVWMLSVYAERFKAERNKAHSFSARLKDMAERDPLTGLQNRLVLEKEIRSHIQSEEPFSLALIDIDRFKAINDNFGHNYGDHVLCAFSELLKDTAKSYAGLGIRQGGEEFILFISGTIDPTFNATVELLNRLASANLEHGPISFSAGVVEWDDREDQITLLKRADDLMYAAKEQGRNRVLKE; this comes from the coding sequence GTGCAGACAACCTCAAAACACAATTATTCAAAACACAGCGTTCTGTTTTGGTGCCTAGGTGATAAAAGCGATCATCACGAATATTTTAATCACGCTATTCTTCTCACTATCGCGCTACTCAATTTGATATCTGGCGTATTCAATTATTTTTATCAACATGCAGAAATGTACGTGGTGCTGTCAAAGTTCATTATTTCGACGCTAATGGTATTCGCGTGGTACATCTCTAGATGGCACGAAAAATATAGGTCAGGTTCATTGGCTTTGGTGATTTTAACCATGTCCGCCGTAATACCAATCAATTGGTTTGGCAATGGTGGTTCATCAGGACCAACCTACTTCATGATTTTAGCTATTTTATTTTACTTCTCCTTCGCGTTCAGAGAAACCAAGTGGCTGAGAGCAATAGTCCATGCGGTGGTCATTTTATATGCGATCACGCTAATCTGGATTGAACATACTCAACCTCATTTGGTTTATCACTATCCGACGGAGGTAGCTAGATCTGTCGATTTGACCATTGGTTTTATCTTTGCATCGTTCTACTTCGTCTGGATGCTCAGCGTATACGCAGAACGCTTTAAAGCAGAACGCAACAAAGCTCACTCGTTCTCTGCTCGCCTTAAAGATATGGCAGAACGAGACCCTCTTACTGGCCTTCAAAATCGCCTGGTTCTCGAAAAAGAAATTCGATCTCATATACAGTCAGAAGAACCTTTTAGTCTCGCGTTGATCGACATTGATCGTTTTAAAGCAATCAATGACAACTTCGGCCATAACTATGGCGATCATGTACTCTGTGCGTTTTCGGAATTATTAAAAGATACTGCAAAGAGTTACGCTGGATTAGGAATAAGACAAGGTGGGGAAGAATTTATCTTGTTCATCAGTGGGACTATTGATCCAACCTTTAACGCAACGGTGGAATTGCTCAACAGGCTCGCAAGTGCAAACTTGGAACATGGTCCAATAAGCTTCAGCGCAGGTGTTGTTGAGTGGGATGATCGCGAAGATCAAATCACTCTATTAAAACGGGCCGATGACCTAATGTACGCAGCGAAAGAACAAGGTAGAAACAGAGTATTAAAAGAGTGA
- the pelA gene encoding pectate lyase yields the protein MENYHNWVKSTLFVVGVCVGTNATASETVSSENADLHNVAIMMSEPMMRVDGSYHELLDAYYLKPVYGVNNTVMAPLEDILDELNGAYITNGNQVKVELNEQTIEMSIDSKVALVNGKSIDMPVVPQKINGALYLPFKFVFEQLGAKYHWDGKRKTENGKRKTGNGKRERAVATMLRPKNSMFEYEKGSISLKTIYEKGDDWFASKEAKHVANAMIENQNPDGGWFKIGSSASLAQVYDRDKFPTYRQKSTIDNDATYVQITTLIKVYAQTHDECYKDSALRGIEYLIKGQLDHGGWPQFFPQTRGYHRHITFNDDVISNTLTVLRDVVAQKEGYEFVSKQLADQAKVAVEKGIALILDRQVVVNGKKTGWCAQYHYETLNCEKGRSFELAAISGGESVKVVKFLTSIEKPSPEVVNAINDAVAFLESQSIKNKAMVKVSDPTLEFGVDRVVIDKEGVMSWPRFIDTETLQPLFSNRQGDRLRQFDDISYERSIKYSWLVTSPNTLINDLYPKWQKSTRSNMQAGLQERTKRVRKER from the coding sequence ATGGAAAATTATCACAATTGGGTAAAAAGTACGCTATTTGTTGTGGGTGTGTGCGTTGGAACAAATGCAACGGCATCTGAAACAGTATCTTCGGAAAATGCTGACTTACATAATGTTGCTATTATGATGAGCGAGCCCATGATGCGTGTAGATGGAAGCTATCATGAACTGTTAGATGCGTACTACCTCAAGCCAGTCTACGGCGTTAATAATACAGTAATGGCGCCTTTAGAAGACATCTTAGATGAGTTAAATGGCGCTTATATTACCAATGGCAATCAAGTTAAAGTTGAACTGAATGAGCAAACGATTGAAATGTCGATAGATTCCAAGGTGGCGTTGGTTAATGGAAAGAGCATCGATATGCCTGTTGTACCTCAGAAAATAAACGGTGCTTTGTATTTACCGTTTAAATTTGTGTTTGAGCAATTAGGGGCCAAATACCATTGGGACGGAAAACGGAAAACGGAAAACGGAAAACGGAAAACGGGAAACGGAAAACGGGAAAGAGCCGTTGCAACCATGTTGCGACCAAAGAACTCTATGTTCGAGTACGAAAAAGGTTCAATTTCATTAAAAACGATATACGAAAAAGGCGATGATTGGTTTGCCAGCAAAGAAGCCAAACACGTTGCCAATGCAATGATAGAGAATCAAAATCCAGACGGAGGGTGGTTCAAAATAGGCAGTTCTGCAAGTCTTGCACAGGTTTATGATCGAGATAAGTTTCCGACGTATCGACAAAAGTCGACTATAGACAACGATGCGACTTACGTCCAAATTACGACGCTTATTAAAGTTTATGCTCAAACACATGATGAGTGTTACAAAGACAGCGCATTAAGAGGAATCGAGTATCTTATAAAAGGCCAATTGGATCACGGCGGATGGCCTCAATTCTTCCCGCAAACACGAGGTTATCACAGACATATCACGTTTAATGACGACGTAATATCAAATACGCTTACTGTATTGAGAGACGTTGTTGCCCAAAAAGAGGGTTATGAATTTGTTTCTAAACAATTAGCCGACCAAGCTAAAGTCGCCGTCGAGAAAGGTATTGCATTAATCTTGGATCGTCAGGTGGTTGTGAATGGTAAAAAAACGGGTTGGTGTGCACAGTATCATTATGAAACCCTCAACTGCGAAAAAGGCCGCTCGTTTGAACTCGCTGCGATCAGCGGTGGTGAGAGCGTCAAAGTCGTGAAATTCCTTACGTCTATCGAAAAACCGTCACCAGAAGTCGTTAACGCCATCAACGATGCCGTTGCGTTCCTTGAAAGTCAAAGTATCAAGAATAAAGCAATGGTCAAAGTAAGCGATCCTACCTTAGAGTTTGGTGTCGACCGTGTTGTAATAGACAAAGAGGGTGTCATGTCTTGGCCCCGTTTTATTGATACAGAGACACTTCAGCCTTTATTTTCGAATAGGCAAGGCGACCGCTTACGTCAATTTGATGATATAAGTTACGAACGTAGTATTAAATACAGTTGGCTAGTTACGTCTCCAAACACACTCATTAATGACCTATATCCTAAATGGCAAAAGAGCACACGTTCTAATATGCAGGCAGGTTTGCAAGAGCGAACTAAAAGAGTGAGGAAGGAACGTTAG
- a CDS encoding aspartyl/asparaginyl beta-hydroxylase domain-containing protein: protein MMAGTIEVYDNPSIEHLPDRVKLNRNYDVQRLKNDVTTITSSLRQQSYIYYMPVMLAKDVRDPVNHNWLAEHMLEGCPYLQSILSEFKAPIVSVRLMRLEPGAELKEHTDPTLDAVHKEVVRLTLPIFSFEEALFLLNGTRVDMQPGELWYLKLSEKHSVHNNSTVERINMSIDLEWNSWVEELLISGFDTLT from the coding sequence ATGATGGCTGGAACGATAGAAGTATATGATAACCCTTCTATAGAACATCTTCCTGATAGGGTAAAACTAAATCGAAACTATGATGTGCAGCGTCTGAAAAACGACGTCACGACGATCACCTCTAGCCTCAGACAACAAAGCTACATATATTATATGCCAGTGATGCTCGCAAAAGATGTTCGAGATCCGGTAAATCACAACTGGCTAGCAGAACACATGCTTGAAGGTTGTCCTTATTTGCAATCCATTCTCTCTGAGTTTAAAGCACCTATCGTAAGTGTACGTCTAATGAGACTAGAACCCGGCGCAGAACTAAAAGAACACACTGACCCAACTTTAGATGCAGTGCATAAAGAAGTAGTACGCCTTACTCTTCCGATATTTTCATTTGAAGAAGCACTGTTCTTACTTAACGGCACTAGAGTTGACATGCAACCAGGAGAGCTTTGGTACTTAAAGCTCAGTGAAAAGCATTCAGTCCATAACAATAGTACAGTTGAACGGATTAATATGTCGATTGATCTCGAATGGAATAGTTGGGTCGAAGAGTTACTTATCTCAGGCTTCGACACACTTACCTAG